In one window of Candidatus Deferrimicrobiaceae bacterium DNA:
- a CDS encoding GNAT family N-acetyltransferase → MSGNIRFASPGDVPAIVSLLGALFAQEADFTPDPARQGRGVNRILADPSIGRILVCDRGGTVAGMVSLLFTVSTSEGAPAAWLEDMFVAPEHRGAGVGQELLEAALLFAGAAGMARVTLLTDRSNTRAQRFYARNGFRESSMVPMRREIPTVSGQDPGSR, encoded by the coding sequence ATGAGCGGGAACATCCGTTTCGCGTCCCCGGGCGACGTTCCGGCAATCGTCTCCCTTCTCGGCGCGCTGTTTGCGCAGGAAGCCGATTTCACTCCGGACCCTGCAAGGCAGGGACGGGGCGTGAACCGGATTTTGGCGGACCCGTCGATCGGGAGAATCCTCGTGTGCGACCGGGGAGGAACGGTGGCCGGGATGGTCAGTCTCCTGTTCACCGTCAGCACTTCGGAGGGTGCCCCCGCCGCCTGGCTCGAGGACATGTTTGTGGCGCCCGAACACCGCGGGGCCGGCGTGGGCCAAGAGCTGCTGGAAGCCGCGCTCCTCTTCGCCGGGGCCGCTGGGATGGCGCGGGTCACCCTGCTGACCGATCGTTCGAATACGCGGGCGCAGCGGTTCTACGCCCGGAACGGATTCCGGGAATCGTCGATGGTCCCCATGCGCAGGGAAATACCGACCGTCAGCGGACAGGATCCCGGTAGCCGATGA
- the nifV gene encoding homocitrate synthase, with the protein MDTDGGRVYLIDTTLRDGEQAAGVAFSFDEKIRIARLLDAAGVDEIEAGIPAMGGGEANAVAAIAAMGLRARVTAWNRAVDADIDASISCGVSAVAMALPVSDRQIAAKLGKDRGWVLARIGAAVRYAKRRGLYVSVGAEDASRSDPAFLIAFALAAQEAGADRLRFCDTVGILDPFSIREKIAALVAVLRIPVAAHTHDDFGLATANALAAVRGGATFVDVTVNGIGERAGNAALEEVAMGLTRLLGKSSGIETTKLGSLSHYLTRVSHQPMPPWKAIVGENAFRHEAGIHADGVIKDPETYEPFPPESVGTSRRIVLGKHSGRSAVHYVFGELGHIITNVEAEEILSMLRKEKVA; encoded by the coding sequence ATGGATACGGATGGCGGACGGGTTTATCTCATCGACACGACATTGCGCGACGGGGAACAGGCGGCGGGAGTCGCGTTCTCCTTCGACGAAAAGATCCGGATCGCCCGCTTGCTCGATGCGGCAGGCGTGGACGAGATCGAGGCGGGCATCCCCGCGATGGGCGGGGGCGAGGCGAACGCCGTGGCGGCGATTGCCGCGATGGGACTCCGGGCGCGGGTTACGGCCTGGAACCGGGCGGTCGACGCCGACATCGACGCGTCGATATCCTGCGGCGTTTCCGCAGTGGCGATGGCGCTTCCCGTGTCCGACCGGCAGATCGCGGCAAAACTGGGCAAGGATCGGGGCTGGGTGCTGGCGCGCATCGGCGCGGCGGTCCGCTACGCGAAGCGGCGCGGGCTTTATGTGTCCGTGGGGGCCGAGGACGCCTCCCGCTCGGATCCCGCCTTTCTCATCGCGTTCGCCCTTGCGGCGCAGGAGGCCGGGGCCGACCGGCTGCGCTTCTGCGACACCGTCGGGATCCTCGACCCGTTCTCGATCCGCGAAAAGATCGCCGCACTCGTCGCGGTGCTGCGCATTCCGGTGGCAGCTCACACCCACGACGATTTCGGGCTGGCGACCGCGAACGCCCTGGCCGCGGTGCGCGGAGGCGCGACCTTTGTCGACGTCACGGTCAACGGAATCGGAGAGCGCGCCGGGAACGCGGCGCTCGAGGAAGTCGCGATGGGCCTGACTCGCCTTCTCGGGAAGTCTTCCGGAATCGAGACGACGAAGCTGGGATCGCTTTCCCATTACCTGACCCGCGTGTCGCATCAACCGATGCCGCCCTGGAAAGCGATCGTCGGAGAAAACGCATTCCGCCACGAGGCGGGAATCCACGCGGACGGGGTGATCAAGGACCCGGAAACTTACGAACCCTTTCCGCCCGAGTCGGTCGGGACCTCACGGCGAATCGTGCTCGGCAAGCATTCCGGGCGAAGTGCCGTGCATTACGTGTTCGGGGAGCTGGGCCACATTATAACGAACGTGGAAGCGGAGGAGATCCTGTCGATGCTGCGGAAGGAAAAGGTCGCATGA
- the nifJ gene encoding pyruvate:ferredoxin (flavodoxin) oxidoreductase, which translates to MSRKMVTIDGNTAAAHVAHATNEVIAIYPITPSSVMGEISDAKSAAGVKNIWGTVPLVAELQSEGGASGAVHGALQAGALTATFTSSQGLLLMIPNMYKIAGELTSTVFHIAARAIATQALSIFGDHSDVMSCRSTGWVMLCSNNVQEVMDFALIAQASTLRARLPFLHFFDGFRTSHEVQKVEELTYDDMRAMIDDDLVNAHRARALSPDRPVMRGTAQNPDVYFQGRETVNAFYPKAIGIVQEEMNKFAKLTGRKYKLVDYSGAKDADRVVVIMGSGAETVQETVETLAKKGEKVGVVKIHLYRPFPIDAFIKALPKTVKKIAVLDRTKEPGSLGEPLYLDVRTAIGEAMADGKFVFKGYPTIVGGRYGLGSKEFTPAMAKAVFDNLKAAKPKNHFVVGINEDVTKSSLVYDPSFRNPSPGTYEAMFYGLGSDGTVGANKNSIKIIGEATNNYAQAYFVYDSKKAGTITTSHLRFGKKPIPSPYLIDHADFIACHNFTFLEKYDMLGKAKPGATFLLCSPYEQAEVWDKMPVEVQKQIIDKKLKFYVINAVKLGEELGLGARINVIMQTAFFKISNIIPLKQAVAEIKDAIKKSYGKSGDKVVAMNYAAVDAALGNIHEVTVPAKATSRLKMPPAVSKTAPKFVKDVTGVIIAGNGDLVPVSAMPKDGTFPTATSQYEKRNIAVDIPVWDEQLCIQCGICSFVCPHATIRMKAYAPELLKGAPATFKSVDAKIPEVKGMKLTIQVAPEDCTGCGACAYNCPAKDKENPKHKALDMHFQPPLRATEAANFDFFLSLPDNDASTLRLDTLRGSQLVRPIFEFSGACAGCGETPYLKLLSQLFGDRALIANATGCTSIYGGNLPTTPWAKRADGRGPAWSNSLFEDNAEFGYGMRLAVDKFSQQAFELVDALAADKAFKTIHPLLAEIKSADQSAQAGIEAQRLRVAKLADALAKSNSVLSKKLQPIVDYLVKKSVWCIGGDGWAYDIGYGGLDHVIASGKNVNVLVLDTEVYSNTGGQASKSTPLGAVAQFAAAGKPIAKKDLGMMGMAYGTVYVASVSLSNPAQCVKAFLEAEAYDGPSLIVAYAHCIAHGIDMTRAVDEQRKAVSSGYLPLYRYNPAMAAQGKNPLQLDSRAPSTTFEDFAYGENRWKVLRKSNPEAAAKLMGKATQWAAHRFEYYQKLSALTYGGEENK; encoded by the coding sequence ATGAGCAGAAAGATGGTAACGATCGACGGCAATACCGCTGCCGCCCACGTGGCCCACGCCACGAACGAGGTCATCGCGATCTATCCGATCACCCCCTCGTCGGTGATGGGCGAGATCTCCGATGCCAAGAGCGCGGCAGGCGTGAAGAACATCTGGGGCACCGTGCCGCTGGTCGCCGAGCTCCAGTCCGAGGGGGGCGCTTCGGGCGCCGTGCACGGCGCGCTGCAGGCGGGGGCGCTGACGGCAACCTTCACGTCCAGCCAGGGTCTTCTGCTGATGATCCCCAATATGTACAAGATCGCCGGCGAGCTGACCTCCACGGTCTTCCACATCGCGGCGCGCGCCATCGCTACCCAGGCGCTCTCCATCTTCGGTGACCACTCCGACGTCATGTCGTGCCGGTCTACGGGCTGGGTGATGCTCTGCTCCAACAACGTCCAGGAGGTGATGGACTTCGCGCTCATCGCCCAGGCGTCCACCCTGCGCGCCCGCCTGCCGTTCCTGCACTTCTTCGACGGCTTCCGCACCTCCCATGAAGTGCAGAAGGTCGAGGAACTGACCTACGACGATATGCGCGCCATGATCGACGACGACCTGGTCAACGCGCACCGCGCCCGCGCCCTGTCGCCCGACCGCCCGGTGATGCGCGGCACGGCGCAGAACCCCGACGTCTACTTCCAGGGCCGCGAGACGGTCAACGCGTTCTACCCGAAGGCCATCGGCATCGTCCAGGAAGAGATGAACAAGTTCGCCAAGCTGACCGGCCGCAAGTACAAGCTCGTCGATTACTCCGGCGCGAAGGATGCCGACCGCGTGGTCGTCATCATGGGCTCCGGGGCCGAGACGGTCCAGGAGACGGTCGAGACGCTCGCCAAGAAGGGCGAGAAGGTCGGCGTCGTCAAGATCCACCTCTACCGTCCGTTCCCGATCGACGCCTTCATCAAGGCGCTGCCCAAGACGGTCAAGAAGATCGCCGTGCTCGACCGCACCAAGGAGCCGGGGTCGCTGGGCGAGCCGCTCTACCTCGACGTCCGCACCGCGATCGGCGAGGCGATGGCCGACGGCAAGTTCGTCTTCAAGGGCTACCCCACCATCGTGGGCGGCCGCTACGGGCTGGGTTCCAAGGAGTTCACCCCGGCGATGGCCAAGGCCGTCTTCGACAACCTCAAGGCCGCCAAGCCGAAGAACCACTTCGTCGTGGGCATCAACGAGGACGTGACCAAGTCGAGCCTGGTCTACGATCCGTCCTTCCGCAACCCGTCGCCCGGTACCTATGAGGCCATGTTCTACGGGCTGGGCTCCGACGGCACCGTCGGCGCCAACAAGAACTCGATCAAGATCATCGGCGAGGCGACGAACAACTACGCCCAGGCGTACTTCGTGTACGACTCCAAAAAGGCGGGCACGATCACCACGTCGCACCTGCGCTTCGGGAAGAAGCCGATCCCCTCGCCCTACCTCATCGACCACGCCGATTTCATCGCGTGCCACAACTTCACCTTCCTCGAGAAGTACGACATGCTCGGCAAGGCGAAGCCGGGCGCCACGTTCCTGCTCTGCTCGCCCTACGAGCAGGCCGAAGTGTGGGACAAGATGCCGGTCGAGGTCCAGAAGCAGATCATCGACAAGAAGCTCAAGTTCTACGTGATCAACGCCGTCAAGCTGGGCGAGGAGCTGGGGCTCGGCGCGCGTATCAACGTGATCATGCAGACCGCCTTCTTCAAGATCTCCAACATCATCCCGCTCAAGCAGGCGGTCGCCGAGATCAAGGATGCCATCAAGAAGAGCTACGGCAAATCGGGCGACAAGGTCGTCGCGATGAACTACGCGGCCGTCGACGCGGCGCTCGGGAACATCCACGAGGTCACGGTCCCCGCCAAGGCGACCAGCAGACTCAAGATGCCGCCGGCCGTCTCGAAGACCGCCCCCAAGTTCGTGAAAGACGTGACCGGAGTGATTATCGCCGGCAACGGCGACCTGGTCCCGGTTTCCGCGATGCCGAAGGACGGCACCTTCCCGACCGCCACGTCGCAGTACGAGAAGCGCAACATCGCGGTCGACATCCCGGTCTGGGACGAGCAGCTCTGCATCCAGTGCGGCATCTGCTCCTTCGTCTGCCCTCATGCCACGATCCGCATGAAGGCCTACGCGCCCGAGCTGCTCAAGGGCGCCCCCGCCACCTTCAAGTCGGTCGACGCGAAGATCCCCGAGGTCAAGGGGATGAAGCTCACGATCCAGGTCGCCCCCGAGGACTGCACGGGCTGCGGCGCCTGCGCGTACAACTGCCCGGCGAAAGACAAGGAGAACCCGAAGCACAAGGCGCTCGACATGCACTTCCAGCCGCCGCTTCGCGCGACCGAGGCCGCCAACTTCGACTTCTTCCTGTCGCTGCCCGACAACGACGCCTCCACGTTGCGGCTCGACACGTTGCGCGGCAGCCAGCTCGTCCGCCCGATCTTCGAGTTCTCGGGCGCCTGCGCCGGTTGCGGCGAGACGCCGTACCTCAAGCTGCTCTCCCAGCTGTTCGGCGACCGGGCTCTGATCGCCAACGCGACCGGCTGCACCTCGATCTACGGCGGCAACCTGCCGACCACGCCGTGGGCCAAGCGCGCCGACGGGCGCGGGCCGGCCTGGTCCAACTCCCTGTTCGAGGACAACGCCGAGTTCGGCTACGGCATGCGGCTGGCGGTCGACAAGTTCAGCCAGCAGGCGTTCGAGCTCGTCGACGCCCTGGCGGCCGACAAGGCGTTCAAGACGATCCATCCGCTGCTCGCCGAGATCAAGTCGGCCGACCAGTCCGCCCAGGCGGGCATCGAGGCGCAGCGCCTTCGGGTAGCGAAGCTTGCGGACGCCCTCGCCAAGAGCAACAGCGTCCTGTCGAAGAAGTTGCAGCCGATCGTCGACTACCTGGTCAAGAAGTCGGTCTGGTGCATCGGCGGCGACGGCTGGGCTTATGACATCGGCTACGGCGGGCTCGACCACGTCATCGCCTCGGGCAAGAACGTCAACGTGCTCGTGCTCGACACCGAAGTGTATTCGAACACCGGCGGGCAGGCGTCCAAGTCCACGCCGCTGGGCGCGGTGGCGCAGTTCGCCGCCGCGGGCAAGCCGATCGCCAAGAAGGATCTGGGCATGATGGGGATGGCCTACGGCACGGTCTACGTCGCTTCCGTCTCGCTCTCCAATCCGGCCCAGTGCGTCAAGGCGTTCCTCGAAGCCGAAGCGTACGACGGTCCGTCGCTCATCGTCGCCTACGCGCACTGCATCGCCCACGGCATCGACATGACGCGCGCCGTCGACGAGCAGCGCAAGGCGGTCTCCTCCGGCTACCTGCCGCTGTACCGCTATAACCCGGCGATGGCGGCCCAGGGCAAGAACCCGCTCCAGCTCGACAGCCGTGCCCCGAGCACCACCTTCGAGGACTTCGCTTATGGGGAAAACCGGTGGAAAGTGCTCCGGAAGTCCAACCCCGAGGCGGCCGCGAAGCTGATGGGCAAGGCCACCCAGTGGGCCGCCCACCGCTTCGAGTATTACCAGAAGCTCTCAGCGCTGACCTACGGCGGGGAAGAGAACAAATAG